In Vidua chalybeata isolate OUT-0048 chromosome 4, bVidCha1 merged haplotype, whole genome shotgun sequence, the genomic window TtcctttaagaaatatttagaaaataaaaacaataccTGTATTGTCTGCAGACAACTTGTGtcatgtttgatttttttggtcaGTAATTTTCAGGCAGCCAATTAAATCTGCAGGTGTACTGAACAAAAGAGAGTCACTAATTTATTTGTGAAGTTTATGTAAGTATTTGTATTCTCACTGAGCAAGCCAAAAGAATTAGTGATTTAATGTAAAAGCTGGGTTCAGATGAAATGTACAGTCACTGCACATACAGAATCATTGCCAGTGAAAACAACTCACACAATGAACCTGCTAATTGCCCTAACTTCATAAACTCAACCCTGGATCCGAGCTCTCCATGCTCAAACTGCTTGGCTTGGCTGCTCCACCGCAGGTCATTGGGCAAGGCCAGCACTGTGAGCTTGCGAGGCAGCTGCAGGCATGGACCCCCGTCACACAGCAGGTGGAGTTGGGGTCTTACCTCCCAGAGGGGTCACAGTGCTCTCAAAGAGACAGGGGTGCCTCCCTCACATGGAGTGAGACTCTTGGTCTAAACTGCCTGGCTTCCTTCTCTGCTGGGCAGCACAATGGGCACTCCTGGGACCAGACCCATCACTGGgtgagctgctggtgctctgACACCTCTGATTGCCCTTCCAGCGCAGGAAGGCAGTCACATCGGCCTGGATCCAAAATAGGATGGGTATTCCACAACTCTCATCTCCACAACAGACCATGTTTGAGACACTTGAGTCAGTACAGGAGCTCCTGAGTCAGGTCTGCTCTCAAAGCAGCATCCCAACGGCCAGCATTGATTGCAGGAGACTgcccaaaacacacacagaaatgccACATCCTATCACCACAGTTCAGGCTTCCTATACAGTGTGAGAAGGATGTGAAACAAGCAAGTCCTTGATCtcaaattctgaaatttttgaGCAATCAATGATCTGTGTAAATTTATAAGTCCCAAACGCTCCCTGATTTTACCTTTGATGGGTGTCTACTCCTGATATGaataataaagagaaaattactATTGACTTGCTATCAATAAAGAGGTGACTCTTAGACAAAGAGGTAAAACCACTTCAGAAATGTAAACAGTGTCAGTATCCTGAGAGGCTCAGTTGATTTACCTAAGCatcaaaagcaataaaaatatttaaatgttacTGCAATGCAGCCATTGATTTAGTTACCAAGTTGGTCTATCATATGTGAAAAGTGAGCTCAACTCCTTCAAAAACTTCAAAAAGTAGGAAAGGTTATTATTTCTATATAGGTGGAAGAGCAGTGGTAAAGGAAACCTGGACTTCATATGATGTTGTATGAAGTCCAACATCATAGAAGAGCTAAGTAAATTAGCAAATAAACATCAAATGATTAATCTGTGCTAGGAGTGTTCTTAAAAGCCTACAGACTTGCACACAGGAAATGCATCTACTATAATATGGTGGATAGTCATTAAAATGTTCTACTAAATAATAGGGAAAAATTCAGAACAAGTAAATACACTGTATGGGTGACTCACACATACATGACATTTCTACCGCAATTTTTCTATCAGAGACTgcaaataaaacagattaaaagcTAAATACAGGGTCTGCAAAAGCTTTACTTAATGACTGTGAGAAGCATCTGGCCATTTGCATAtgctgatttgtttttttttagtaaaacaaGCTAATCTTATCCAGGTTGTATTTCCATCCTACAGGTAACTACATCAGAAAATAAGGAATATATAGCCATTTATGTCTTTAGTAGGAAACCTAGCATAGAAATAAGGAGACAGTCAAAGAGaagatttatttcaaaagcaggTGGTGCCTGAaggcagctgtgggacagggcTCGTGTGTACAGTGTGTACAGAACTCGTTGCCTCCTGGCACTAAGCATCAGACACAATCATGCAGCTCCACTCCTTCCTGAGAGCATGATGTGGTTAGACAGCCTGcatgtcttttccttttcaaggtCTTGCAAGGAGGAATAATTCAGGAGAAACTGCCATGCAACGAAATGAAATGTTGGTAGGTTTATTTTCGTGCTTGGTACTTGGCATGCCAAGCCTTCACTTGTTAGTGTAAAGATGAAGTAACAAGAGGGCAATTTGGGTTGGTTTTCCCAGAAACAGCATctctgagaaataaaactggGTGAAGTTGTGTCACTGTATGTATGCAACCAGCAAAATTCAAGCATTCTTTTCAGTTTGGTTGTAAACTCCTGTAGAAGTGTTTTTGTTTGAGCCTCCCAGCCCTAAAGGACATGGGCTTTTCCCCATATAAGGAATGAAAGAGATTGTAAAGCAGCTATTAAAACCTAGTGAGTTAATTTGCTAAAAAGTTGTCACATTAGTGAGAATAAAGTTTTCGTTGTCAGCATTAGATTTGCACATATTCAGTTGAAttctaaaaatcattcaaatttttctcttaattgtgGAAGGTACATCCTTCTCTCACTCAAGTCTGGAAGCATGTTACAGTTCACATCTCAGCAACACAGGATCCTGATGTCAACTGCAAAAAGCAATTTGAAGACTGAGTGTGTTGCAGCAGTTGCTTATATGAGATCCCTCATGAAATACATGGAGAAATCTTGACAGGAAAGTGGTTTAGAGATGTACAGCTGTCACCTACTGTGTAGTTACAGCTACATTTGTTGGAAATAAATTGCTATTATTCAAGAAATAGAGTCAAAACCTGTTCAAAAGCAGATGACATAAGATTTTCCTGCAAAACCAGCAAGTTGTCCAGGATATGTTTGTGTGCCTTTGTTGCACAGTCAGagaacagcacagctgaggtAAAAGCTataaaagaaatctttcctaTTACCAACAAGGGATTCAAATTCCTTATAGAAGGAAGCACTGTTTGTACCACTGCCAACTTCCACCTAAGTCCTTGAAAGACCCAGCAGGAGACTCAGCAAGGATTTGCATTGCTCTAAATATATCGGGAGGCAAACTAGTTTGGGGAGACAGCTTGTGTctagaaaaaaaacacctctaAAAAGATATGGCAAAAGTAATACCTACCACCATGCAGGCTCTGGGAGGTGCTGCCAAGAGGGCTGCAGTGTGTGGTAGCCCCTAGCCATGAAACTCCTTGGCCTGCCTCAGAGCTGAGAAGATCTTGGAAGGCAGAAGTGGTACTGTACTGGCTTGGCTCTGCCCCAAAATTGGCACATGGAGATTACACCACTAATTATTTTCCCATACTGGGCAAATCCTACCCTGAAGGAAAAGctataacattttcttttcccagtgcaGTGTACTCCCACCCAGGAGATCATCTGGGTCTTTTTATACAACATTATATAACATGGAGAAAGTCTGTGCTCTTTACAAAGGCTTTTTTAGGGTTTTACAGACACCTTTCCTTGTGCTTTCACATGTGATAAAAAGGCTTTTATAAGCAGAACATACCTTTCCCCACTTCATCACCCCACATGTCATATGCAGTGCTTCTGTGAGAGGGCTGCCTCTCACCTGGCAAGCAGAACGGCTCAGGTGGCTGAGAGAAGCCACCTCccactgcagccaggcaggctcCCTTCCCGCTGTCCCGCTCACGCCGTGGTTTGTCACTGGATACCGGGCAGCGGGGCTGCGCCTTGGCACCCGTGTGTCCGCACGGCCTTGCCCTGaccgccccagccccgctggCACCAGGGCCGCGCGCAGCCCCGagggcagccccgggccgggcagTGCGGCCAGGCCGCCTCTAGGTGGGGCAGCCCGGCCACCGGCGGCACCGGGACGGCTCCGCCGCTGCCAGCGGAGCGAGAGCGGAGCGAGCCGGGCCCGGGACAGCGAGCCGGGGGTCTCCGGTGGACGCGggaggaggcagctctgggcacgGCGGGTTTGGTCTTTCCCTGCTGAAATGTAATACACGACCGAGAGACGGCGGGCCCGTGTGTTATAGTATATCACGGTGTATTAAGGCTCGTGGCTCCTTCCAGACGGCGAGGAATGGGAGGTGCGGAGCTCTGTCAAGGGTGGAGGCACGGTGGGAATCGTGCCCCCCTCAGACATCCCCGTTTCAGGCGCTGCCCTGCCTCTCCACTGCGTCCATCATGTCCACTCCGAGCCTTTTCCAGCGAGGACAGTTTGCGCCCGGTTTCTCCGTCGCACACCCGGAGGCGGCCCTGTGCGCCCCGCACGCCGTGGCCGGGCAGCCCGTGCCCTCCGGTGCTGCCCcggcggagcgcggccgggAGCGGCTGCCAGCCCTACGCCCGGGTGGCCAGCGCGGTGCACAGCCGGGCCACCGCTCtccccccatccatccatccatccatccatccatccatccatccatccatccatccatccctccgtctctccctccctcccgctgCCCGTCTCCTCCGCGGGATTGGGGGCCGCGCGGGCCGGGACCACCCAGCTGGCCCCCGGCCGCCACGGCCCCGGCACGTCGGCCCTGCCCGGCCTCCCTCCGCCGCTCCTCTGCGCCTCAACGCCGCTGCCGCTCGCTCTCCTCCCGGCCTCTTCCCCAGGCATTTCCTCCCCCAAAGAGAGGTTTACTGATCAGAAAGAGGGTGCAGAGATCGCCCGAGTAGGcgaaagaagaaaaaaatattgagaaagaaaaagagaaaaagagatgggGGGAGTGGGGGGAAGAGCTGAGTAAATTAGCAAAGAATTACAGCCACTGTAAACAATACGCAGGTATTTTCAACAGCTTGGGCACGAAACTCTGTAAATCAGGGTCTTCCTAGGCTGGAACTCCGTGTCCCGGAGCACGGCGTGAGGCTGCACCGGGAAAGGCTCGCCTTTCTCCCCGCCGCTCGCctgccccggcagcgcccgcTTTGCCTCGCTCTGGGTGCTCTGCCGCACCTGAGCGGACCCCGACAAAAGAGACGCCCTGTCCGGGGCTCCACCGGAGCCGGCCGTCAACCCAAACCACGACTCCCACGACCcgcacctccagcccttccccttGGAAAAGCGGAGCCCTTCCTCTGTCCCCGCGTCTGAGGCCACTCATCTCTTCTGACATCCCATCCCTCTTGGCTGTTAAGGAGCCTTTAAAACACTCGTGCAGGACACCCTTCCTAGTCCCCTAAGTATATTCTTGTAAGTGGATTTCTCGCAGCTTCCCTAGATGCTTCTTGTTTACCTCCAGCTCTtaaaatttccccttttttagTGTATCGTGACACCGAAGTCTTTGGTGGCAAAGCGATggctttcctgggaaaaaaattaggtaAAAGGTGAGTCCAAGCAGGGTTATTAAAATGGTCTGAGTTTGttcagaaagagaaagacaGCTCCCGCTTAGTCATGCAGAGGTGCTCTGCAGCTTTGCGCTGTGTATGCAAGTgggattatttattttgttgatttctttttgatgtaaaaattatgactgaaaacatttaattcGTACCGGAGTCGTTGATAATCAATTATTGTCACTTCGTAGTCTACTGCAAACCGACGTTCAGCTCTGTGAGATCAAGTAGGGAGGTGTTGGCTGTGGCCACACGCCTGCGGAGAAGCCCGGTGACACCCTGGGAATTTAGCTCATGGAGCAAAGCGGGTTTGCGGGCAtcttttttctgtgctttatgtCCTTATGTTGCCGCGTTCACCCAGCACCAAACACCCATGTTCGTGAGGCACGGGCGTTTCATTTCTCGTGTACCCACTTGATACCCTTGCCGGTATTTTTATTAGCTCCAAGAatgccaaaaaatattttaaaaagagaaaagcatgaTGCTTGGGGGCATATTGGTTTTTTGGCAACGAGTCGCAGATATACAATTCACGTGCGTGTTATACTTTCCAAAGTCTTCCTGTGTAGGGCCGTTTTCTGTTAGGAAAAGCATGGTTTAAGGAAAAGAGTTTAATCTCCGAGAAATTGCTTTCCTAATACGGGCTTTATAAGCCCCATGGACAGAAGACCGTACTTAATATAAACCCGACCATGTTTTTAAGCAAACGCAATAGTCAAAAGCGCATTTTTCAAAACCAGCCGAGGCTGATTTGCGTTTACCCCGGCAGCGCGGGCGGCCGGGGGCTTGGCCGCTCATGCCGCCGCATTTACAGCCCCGCACGGGCGCGGCGTCTCGGCCCCCGACAGACTCAAAACAGGCGAGTTCCGATGCCCTTCCCCAGCGGCACGCAGCAATGCACGCCAAACCGCGGCGTTGGTCCCGTCCCCGTCGGGACCGAACCTTTCCCCGGCGCCAGGTTGCAGCGCTCTGCAGAGGCGCGGCGAGGGGGGAAGCACCTCTGAACTACGATCCCACACTCTCCATGTGGAAGCCGCCGCTTTCCGCCATGCAGTGGGACCGTCCCTTCGAGCGTCTCGTCGGCCGCGGGCGCCGGGGGAGGCGGGGGCGCCCCGCGGGCCGCAAGGGGTTAAGAGACGGCGCGCCCCGGCGCGCGCCCCGCGGAGCCGCATCGGCCCGCGGCGGGAGCCAATGGGCGGGCGGGCCGCGCGGGGGCTGCCCAATGGGAAggcgcggggccggcgctgTCGGGCGGCCGTGAGGGATGGCAGCGCCGCCGGCAGAAAAAGCGgagggcgggcgggggcgggacAGAGCGGGGCGGAGGCAGCGCCCGTGCCGCCAGGGACCCGCGGCGGCGCCCGGCGCAGCGCGGTGGCCCCGGTGGCCCCGGCCCTATGGGCGGGCGGGCCGGCAGTGGCGCAGAGAGGCTGCTCCCGCTGGCGCCCGCCCTCCCGGCGGCAGAACAGGGCCCGGCACCGGCGCGGCGGCGGTCGGCGATGCGGTCGCCCAGCTGAAGGCGCGGCACGGTCCGCTGCTCCTCCGCGGGACTTGCCCGTCGCCGGGCCATGTCCGTCCGCGGCGGCAACGCCCTGACGCCTTTTTCCATCCAAGCCATCCTCAACAAGAAGGAGGAGCGCGCCCGCTacgcggcggggcggccgccgctcccgggggcGGCCGGCGGCTGGCGGCTGTGCGGCGCCGCCGAGGacccgccgctccccgcgcccGCCGtccgcgccccggccccgcggacGCCGGCGGGCTGGGACTCGGACTCCGCGCTCAGCGAGGACCCCGAGGGCGAGCGGCGCTCCGAGGAGGAGGGCGCCGGTGGCAGCGCCCGCCCCGCAGAAGCCacgggcggggggcggccggcGGAGGAGGAGGCGCAGCCCCCGGAGGCGGCGGAGCGGGACACCACCGGCCTCAGCGACAGCGAGATGTCGGCCGCCGTCTCAGGTAGGGGCGGCCCCGATGGCGGCTCCTCCGCACCCGCGCGAGGAGGGCGGGAGGGTCCCGGAGGGCTGGGAACGGGAGATGACCGTGGCTCTCCGCCGGCTCCCCGGAGTTGTGCGACAGGCTCGGTTGTGCCGGGGGGGGAATGAAAACCCGAAACGCGTCCCGCGGGGCGAGGGAGGGCGGATCGGGGAGGGCCTTTGGCCCGGCTGAGCCCGCAGCTCGCCAGGGCGCCCGGCGCTTAAAGGAGAGCGAGAAGCCGCGGCCGCCGGCGACGGGGCGGGCAGCGGCTTGGCGGGCTCTCCGCTCGCCCCGTCGCTGCGGGCTGGCCGCAGGGAGCGCGCCTGGCCGCCTGTGCGCGAGTGAGGGCCCCGCGAGGAGCGCGGATGCCGCTGTCCCGGTGCCTGCCTGCCCTGACCGCCGTGCTCTCGCCCTGCCCGCAGATCGCAGCCCTCCGGAGGAAGAGGACGGAGCGGGCAAGTGCGGGAATCTGCTGCcgggggaggaggaggcggcggcggctccgaAACCGCGGAAGAAGCGCTCTCGCGCAGCCTTTTCCCACGCGCAGGTCTTCGAGCTGGAGCGGCGCTTCAACCACCAGCGCTATTTGTCGGGGCCCGAGCGGGCCGACCTGGCCGCCTCGCTGAAGCTCACCGAGACGCAGGTGAAGATCTGGTTTCAGAACCGGCGCTACAAGACCAAGCGACGGCAGATGGCCGCCGACCTCCtggccgccgcccccgccgccaaGAAGGTGGCCGTCAAGGTGCTGGTGCGCGACGACCAGAGACAGTACCACCCTGGCGAGGTGCTGCGGCCGCCCTCGCTGCTCTCCCTCCAGCCATCCTACTATTACCCCTACTACTGCCTTCCCGGGTGGGCTTTGTCCACCTGTGCCGCAGCTGCCGGCACCCAGTGAGAGGCACACATACACATCCCCCCGGCCCCGACACCCCCACCATACACACTGGCCGCCAGGAAACCCATCTTCCCTCTGCTACCCCCCCGCCCATCAATCCATCCATTCAGCTTCTCAAGTCCAGaaccccagctgcagctctcagtgccTCGGAcagtatttattattattttattgttatttttattattaatatttttggaTGGTTCCTCACCCTCTCCTCTTTCAATGTAGGACTTCTTGGCCATCCCCACCCTGACCCTcactctgtccccatcccgccAGCCAAGGACACTTGCAATTCGGCACAACTTGTTCATGGTATCCATGTTGTCAGTGTATTTGGTGTagactttttgtttgtttgttttattttgcttcgGATGGGTAGAGACTCGATCTTGtgtggagaaaaagagagagaaaacaaaggagaggaaaaaaaaagtacaaccCGCAAAACCAAATGCAACTCAAAAGAGGAGATCAAGGACTCCCTCAGTGGATTGTAAGGAAGATTATTTTTGTCGTCTGAGTCCTTGGTCTTCCAACTTGTTGCAAACTGAGTGTGCCTTGTATGGTGCTGAATGTATGGAAGCCTCTTTCAGGTCTCCCTGCTCTTGTTGCCCATGTTATTCCTGTCCTCCATGATCCCTGGCAAAGGATAAATATGTCACAAAAGGGTGAGACTTATATCGAATCTCTgacttcttgttttcctttttttcctgagatcTTTCCGTgtttggggagggaggagtTATGGATTTTTCGCACTTTCCAGATGTATTAaagttgttgttatttttatattcaatGTGAATATTTCTAGTCAGGCTTTTTAAGAAATCGATGTAACAGGAAACTTTAATACCATCAGTGCCTTTTACAATTcttctgcagagctctcctccagggatgggggttTCTGATCTGCTAAGCAATGTAATTACAGTCTCTTTCTTCCAAGGTAACTcgttgctttttttccccttctttccccccccgcccccaatTTCTCTTTTAATGGCACTGTGCACTCAACTAGATTATTTACTTCAAATGAATTGTGAATGTTTGTAAGCTACCCGCTGTActtgttttgttggggttttttgttgttgtttttttttttttttttaatttataaacttTAGTTTAACACTTACCTCCGCTGCTTGTGTCATTCCTGAGAGCAGACATGGATTTCCCGAGTGATATTTTTTCCCCGCAGCAGACCTCAGGCCGTAGCTCAGACCACATCCCTCCTTTTCCCACTTGCACAGTGAGGATCGTAGGGCCTGGCGGAGATCTGGTCAGCGCCGATGCCCATTCCCTCTATGGGAGGCGGAGGGGACCCAGGAGCTCTGGCCGGGTGCCTTAATCACTTCTTTGGCAATGCCTGTCCCAGTTGGAGCGATCCCACATCTGCCGGAGAGCCGGGATCACTGGCTGAATTTACAGGCGCAGGTAGCGGTGAGGACGCGGTGCAGTCGAAGGAGCCACTGGGACCTCGAACTGCTTTTCCCGGTCGGTGGCAGCCTCACCGTGCAGGTTGTGGCCCCTCTACCGCGGGCCGTGCCCGTTTAAAACCTTTGCGATCCTAGGCAAGTGCGCGGGTCGGTGgattgttttctctctgctggagcctggcagaGAGATCGAGGGCGCGGGCTCAGGATTGGGCAGCAAGAGGGGGCTTCGACGACCTCGACGAAACTGCCCAGACCGTCTGTATCCCGACACTGCCGCGGTAGCCACTTGGGGCAGCCTCCCGCCTTGGACTGAATCTCCTCCAAGCCTCTGTTGAGAGCCCGGGCCCTCGGCGCGGTGCTGGCGGTTCTCCCCCGCCGTCGGCTGCTGTCCTCGGGCGTCTCCGCCAAGGCTAGCGCTGGCCGAAGGGAAGGGCAGGCAGATCTGGGGTAGGCAGCTTCCCccgggggccggggccgggccgggcagtGGCGCTCGGAGGGACCGGACCCGGTGATGGCTGCAGTTGTTTCTTAGCGCCGATGGAGCCCTGCCCGGACCACGCTCACAGGCGGCCGTGTTGCCTGGGCGCCGCTGATTCTTCATCACCGCCGGGTTCTTTCCTTTCCCGCTGGTTCGCATGGGCTTTCGCTGCGGCTCCCGGGCACGGAGTGGCTTGCAGGAAGGCCTGGCTGCCCCTTCGCTTCCCGACCGCTGTGCCTGCAAGCCTCCTCCAGATGCAGCCGGGCTCTTTCCCTGTCAGCCCCTCTCTATGGCCCTCCTTTGCTGTCATTTCGCTTTGCCCAGGCTCGGGCACCCCGCAGGTTAGCTATCCCCACGctggcacctccagcagcagtggctgcccgtgggctgccccagccccagcacgggCTGGGGACGAGCTCTTTGTTCTCAAAGCCGACAGCCGTCGTGACACCGGAGGAAAtgctttgggtttggttttgcgTGTCGGCCGTCCTGCTGCCGAAAGTGCTCCAAATGCAGCAGTCAGTCCCTTGGCAGATACGCGAGGACTGACATTTATTTAGCCCGATCCGAAGCTCCtgtctctttcttcttcttttcgggttttggttttgttttgttttgttttttcttttgtttgtttgtttgttttttgttttgttttggttttttggggtttttttgtgtggttttttttttgtttgtttgttgtttttttgtttggttttttgtttttgtgttttttttttttactatttcctTCCAACATTCCCAACACTTTCCTTCCTGGAAAAACGAAACTTTTAAACGGCAGAATCTGGACCCCGTGCATTTAGGGAGGCAAAGAGgtgccactgctgccctgcGGTTTGCTTTTTCCTGGCCCCTGGGGACgtttctctgcctgcagccccaaGAAGACACTGAGCCGCTGAATCCCATGGTACAGCTCACACCAGCGGAGGTTTTGTCCCTGGCGGGGGTGGCTTCCAGCAAAGTCGGCTGTGTTTCCTGTCGGGCCCCCTGTTCGAGGGAGCGAACTATCTCTaagcctaattttttttccccttcgGTCGCTATGTtgtattattttgatttatgcTTGCTAACAGATGTAGTGCTCTAGGTAACCTCCTGATATAAAAGGGAAGTGACTGTTATTAGAGCTTCCTTGGGTTGTAACACTGGGTAACAGACTCAGAATAAAGTGTCAAACTATTTAACTATTTTCCTGTGAACCAGGTAAAACTAACATGCATTTTACTCGAGATAGAAGTTGCTGGAAAAGCTGATCCGACTAAAGTTCCCCGGAATTTTAGTATTGGTGTTTAATATCGAACATTTATGCATCGACAGTGTCTTCTTTTGATGTTGACAAAATCCGATACTTGAGAAACGTCAGTATGTGATACTGGGAAAATTTAATCgatattttaatggattttttctgGAATTTGAGTCGTTTctattcctgtttttctttataattttgatttttgaaatataaagCAAACTCTCTGCGTCCTTTATCTTTTCTTAATGGCAAACTCTCCAGTAACACGCATGTAACTGTACTGAGACCAAAGGAACTACTCTGTATTTTCGGCGCTTAAGTTATCAGCAAAACCTGGGCTCTAACAAGCTCTCTTCACACATCCTCAAACGCACATTCAGCTCATCAGCACATACACGGCTGCTAcgtaaaaataatttccctaaCGGTGTGTCCCAATTTCGGTGTCTCTAACAAACCCCGAACCGTACAGGGGCTGTGGGAATCATTTTCCATCTGACCACAGGCAAGCTgtagtcttaaaaaaaaatcatgcgAAGAcaagggggagaggggggaaataCCGCAGCTCCAAGAAATTCGATTGTTGAAATGTAATGTAAATTGTGTATATCTTTGCATATGTCTCCATTGGCGCTTGTGTTTGTGTATTAAACAGTCGCACAGGCGCAGAGTCCAACTCTGCAGCCGGGAGGCTGCCTATATTTAGCTACCTCCCGCTCGCTCGCAGGGTAATAGAACAGGAAACCACGTTGATTTgcgcccccgccccccgccccccgcaatcgcacatatacacacacacacacacaaatacacacacacacacagacacactcaGGTAAAAATCAGCGACATTTTCCCGGGAAgatgagaagcagcagaagatACCGGGGCACAGGCAGCCCCCCCCGGCAGTTCAGCACCTGCCCAGCCTCCCAGGGGCTCTCGGGAGCAGGGGCCAAAGGTGACCCGAGGTTAAGGGCCTCTCCCCGGCATGCCTCGGCAGGCTTTTTTCCGCTCCGCTTCTCCTGTCAGTGGGATGGCGACGAGCCCCGAgggcggccccgggccggggccgcggggaaTCCCGGCCGCCTTTCCAGCGGCTCTCCCGGGTCTGCAGCACCAAACCAGCGGGGCAGCCGCTCCTCTGGAACGGCTCCGAAAACAAAGACGGGGGTGCTCCTCCGCACGGCCGGAAAGCCAGACCTCGCGGCCTCTGGAGATCCAGGGCGCTGCCAGTAGTGTCTCCATCAAGCAGCCTGGCTTTTCCCGAGgtgatggaaaaaataaagggcaGGTCTTTTTGTCCCGGCCCCATAATCAAGGCTATTACCTCTCCCATCCTTTCTGAAAGCCACAAGAAAAGTGGACTGTTCCTTCGCGTTGTCCGCTGCTGCGGGAAACAACGTGATTAACCGGGGAGCAAGGTGAGCCAGGGAGCAAATGACGCGTTTCCCAACCGAGTGTCACGGCGGTCAGTGCCGGCACACTGCACCGCTCCAGGACAGGCAGCCCTCCCTCCTCCGGGGGCGACCAGAGACGCCGGTGGGCCGGCAGGCTCTGCCCGAGAGCTTCCGGCCCCGCTGGGGCTGCCGCCTGCGGGACCCCCGCACCGCTCTGCGCCCGGGCAGCCGCACCAACCCGCGCCGGGGCGGCT contains:
- the NKX3-2 gene encoding homeobox protein Nkx-3.2 yields the protein MSVRGGNALTPFSIQAILNKKEERARYAAGRPPLPGAAGGWRLCGAAEDPPLPAPAVRAPAPRTPAGWDSDSALSEDPEGERRSEEEGAGGSARPAEATGGGRPAEEEAQPPEAAERDTTGLSDSEMSAAVSDRSPPEEEDGAGKCGNLLPGEEEAAAAPKPRKKRSRAAFSHAQVFELERRFNHQRYLSGPERADLAASLKLTETQVKIWFQNRRYKTKRRQMAADLLAAAPAAKKVAVKVLVRDDQRQYHPGEVLRPPSLLSLQPSYYYPYYCLPGWALSTCAAAAGTQ